Proteins from one Roseofilum reptotaenium CS-1145 genomic window:
- the btpA gene encoding photosystem I biogenesis protein BtpA, with amino-acid sequence MDLTKIFQTSNPIIGVVHLLPLPTSSRWGGNLQTVIARAEREATALASGGVHGIMVENFFDAPFTKDRVDPSVVSAMSLIIDRLKNLVTLPIGVNVLRNDAHSALAIASCTESAFIRVNVLTGVMATDQGLIEGKAHELLRYRRELGADVKILADVLVKHAHTLGAQTLASTLTDTIERGLADAIILSGPATGSPPDITDLKLASQLAQETPVFIGSGADWQNIGHLFPHADGVIVSSSLKRHGHIEHPIDPNRVNQFVEVAQQSLTPN; translated from the coding sequence GTGGACTTAACTAAGATTTTTCAAACCTCAAACCCCATTATTGGCGTGGTTCATCTTTTACCCCTACCAACATCATCGCGGTGGGGAGGGAACCTGCAAACCGTCATTGCTAGAGCCGAACGAGAAGCTACTGCCCTAGCATCAGGCGGAGTCCATGGCATCATGGTAGAAAACTTTTTTGATGCCCCCTTTACGAAAGATCGGGTCGATCCGTCTGTGGTGAGCGCCATGAGCCTAATTATCGATCGCCTAAAAAACCTCGTGACCTTGCCCATTGGAGTCAATGTCCTGCGCAATGATGCTCATAGTGCCTTGGCGATCGCCTCCTGCACCGAATCGGCATTTATTCGTGTTAACGTCCTCACCGGCGTAATGGCTACCGATCAAGGATTAATTGAAGGTAAAGCGCACGAACTCCTACGCTATCGGCGCGAACTCGGAGCAGACGTGAAAATCTTGGCAGATGTCTTGGTCAAACATGCCCACACCCTAGGAGCGCAAACCCTCGCGTCCACTCTTACAGACACGATTGAACGAGGACTGGCTGATGCCATTATTCTATCTGGGCCAGCAACCGGCAGTCCCCCTGATATTACAGACCTGAAATTGGCCAGCCAACTCGCCCAAGAAACCCCCGTATTTATCGGCAGTGGAGCAGATTGGCAGAATATTGGTCATCTATTCCCCCATGCTGATGGCGTGATTGTCTCCAGTTCCCTCAAACGCCATGGGCATATTGAACACCCCATTGATCCCAACCGAGTCAATCAATTTGTGGAAGTTGCCCAACAGAGTTTAACCCCAAACTAA
- a CDS encoding vitamin K epoxide reductase family protein has product MRRRRSSPWIHRWSRPITAAIATVGAIETAFLTVAEFMGSAEVVCPNTGCKEVLGSPYATVFGLPLTLFGFFGYTAMLMLAIAPLLINPDQNKELRTTLEQWTRFLMFIASTVMVVGSVYLMYIMAFTIGAFCPYCVLSALLSLSLFVVTLMGHAWDDIGQLAFTGLTVAMVTLVATLGVYGSVNNPQAAAGAPPPITTTSGPAELALIDHLNEIGAKKYGAYWCPHCHDQKQMFGKEAVDKLNYVECAADGINPQVEQCQAAGIQAFPSWEINGQIYAGVLSLNELADLSDYQGPRDFLQR; this is encoded by the coding sequence ATGAGGCGTAGGCGTTCTAGTCCCTGGATTCATCGTTGGTCTCGACCCATTACCGCTGCGATAGCGACCGTTGGGGCGATTGAAACAGCGTTTTTAACCGTGGCTGAGTTCATGGGTAGCGCAGAAGTGGTTTGTCCGAACACAGGCTGTAAAGAAGTCTTGGGCAGTCCCTATGCAACGGTTTTTGGTTTGCCTCTCACCCTGTTCGGCTTTTTTGGCTATACAGCCATGCTGATGCTGGCGATCGCTCCCTTGTTGATCAATCCCGATCAAAATAAGGAACTACGAACCACCCTAGAGCAGTGGACTCGTTTCCTGATGTTCATCGCCAGTACGGTGATGGTCGTGGGGAGTGTCTATTTAATGTACATCATGGCCTTCACCATTGGAGCCTTTTGTCCTTATTGTGTGCTTTCGGCTCTCTTATCTCTCTCCCTGTTTGTGGTTACCCTCATGGGCCATGCTTGGGACGATATCGGACAATTAGCGTTTACTGGGTTAACCGTAGCCATGGTCACTCTGGTCGCTACCCTAGGAGTTTATGGGAGTGTCAATAATCCCCAAGCTGCCGCAGGAGCGCCACCCCCAATTACGACCACCTCTGGACCGGCTGAATTAGCCTTGATTGACCATCTCAATGAGATTGGAGCCAAAAAATATGGTGCGTATTGGTGTCCCCACTGCCATGACCAAAAACAAATGTTTGGCAAAGAAGCAGTGGATAAACTCAATTATGTTGAATGTGCTGCTGACGGCATAAATCCGCAAGTGGAACAATGTCAAGCTGCTGGCATTCAAGCTTTTCCCAGTTGGGAAATTAACGGTCAGATTTATGCTGGAGTGCTATCACTCAACGAATTAGCTGATTTATCTGATTATCAGGGCCCCCGTGATTTCCTACAACGGTGA
- a CDS encoding CHASE2 domain-containing protein: MSYPIFIPAFWNRLIRRFFNQHRVIFTASGITLVLLTLRFFGLFQMIELLAFDAFIRLRPALPKDDRIIIIGIDEPDLQNLGWPVPDSTLATLLETITQSQPQAIGLDLYRDLPVNPGHEDLTQVMQQLPNLVGIERVADKKAPNIPAPPVLNPTTQVGFNNVLLDIDGKVRRGLLYVHTETVHKSFALQLALKYLDKLGIEEKAASVNPKYLQLGEAVFYPLKSYDGAYVNADASGYPFLADFRGPRDTFTTVSISEVLNGEVDPQLFRDRLVLIGLTAISLKDFVPIPYSNPDPVPGVEAQANLISFILDLATGEQTTIRTLPDPIEGLWIFAWSGLGSILAWKLRRPSQLTFSSGVTLGILCLISYVLFLARWWFPLIPPLFGFVSSSLMILIHFAHQEGELKRSTEFLQGIINTIPDPIFVKDQNHRWIVLNQAYAQLVGYPLQVLMDKSDYDLFAPEEAEQFWKQDESLFVTQESTQQEEEFTDAGGIHRVIETKRSLHRDAGGNLFLVGVIRDITQQKEREAELERLAEDLKRHNDELKLSEDQMRYIANHDVLTGLANRKLFEERLQEALVYAQANEKMLATFFLDLDGFKNINDTFGHDMGDLVIKEVAKRLKSCLRGSDTVARLGGDEFTVLLPQIPSRSVAIRVAEKIILAVTQPLTLKGADLKITLSLGISVYPQDGKSLEVLIKSADQAMYQAKIQGKNQYFLASSHQSNP; encoded by the coding sequence GTGTCATATCCAATTTTCATACCCGCTTTTTGGAATCGGCTCATCCGGCGCTTTTTCAATCAACATCGAGTCATTTTTACCGCTTCTGGCATCACTCTCGTTCTCCTGACTCTACGCTTTTTCGGTCTATTCCAGATGATCGAATTACTGGCCTTTGATGCCTTCATTCGTCTGCGTCCTGCCTTACCAAAAGATGACCGAATCATTATTATTGGCATTGATGAACCAGACCTACAAAACCTAGGATGGCCAGTCCCCGATTCTACTTTGGCTACTCTCCTAGAAACGATTACTCAAAGCCAGCCTCAAGCCATTGGATTAGATTTATATCGGGATTTACCGGTCAATCCCGGCCATGAAGACCTTACACAGGTGATGCAACAGTTGCCTAACCTGGTTGGTATTGAACGGGTAGCTGATAAAAAAGCACCCAATATTCCTGCTCCTCCAGTGTTGAACCCCACAACCCAAGTGGGATTTAATAATGTTCTCTTAGATATTGATGGTAAGGTGCGTCGAGGATTACTCTATGTGCATACAGAAACGGTTCACAAAAGTTTTGCCCTTCAACTTGCCTTAAAATACTTAGATAAACTTGGTATAGAAGAAAAAGCTGCATCAGTCAACCCCAAATACTTACAATTAGGCGAAGCTGTCTTCTATCCTTTGAAGTCTTATGATGGAGCCTATGTCAATGCAGACGCGAGTGGATACCCTTTTTTAGCAGATTTTCGTGGTCCACGTGATACTTTTACAACTGTTTCTATTTCTGAGGTTTTAAATGGAGAAGTTGATCCACAGTTATTTCGCGATCGCCTGGTTTTAATTGGTTTAACTGCGATTAGCCTCAAAGATTTTGTTCCCATTCCCTACAGCAACCCCGATCCGGTTCCTGGTGTTGAAGCTCAAGCCAATTTAATTAGCTTTATTTTAGATTTGGCGACTGGAGAACAGACTACAATCCGAACCTTACCCGATCCTATTGAAGGCCTGTGGATTTTTGCTTGGTCAGGATTAGGCTCTATTCTCGCCTGGAAATTGAGAAGACCTTCACAATTAACATTCAGTTCAGGAGTCACCCTAGGAATCCTCTGTCTGATCAGCTATGTTCTGTTTCTGGCTCGCTGGTGGTTTCCCCTCATTCCGCCTCTGTTCGGCTTTGTTAGCTCATCCTTGATGATTTTGATTCATTTTGCCCATCAGGAAGGAGAACTTAAGCGCTCTACAGAATTTCTCCAGGGAATTATTAATACGATTCCCGATCCCATTTTTGTCAAAGATCAAAACCATCGTTGGATTGTCTTAAACCAAGCCTATGCACAATTAGTGGGCTATCCCTTGCAAGTGTTAATGGATAAATCGGATTATGATTTGTTTGCTCCTGAAGAAGCAGAACAATTCTGGAAACAAGATGAGAGCCTGTTTGTAACTCAGGAAAGCACCCAACAAGAAGAAGAATTTACCGATGCCGGGGGAATTCACCGAGTGATTGAAACCAAGCGATCGCTTCATCGGGATGCAGGGGGTAATTTATTCTTAGTGGGTGTGATCCGCGATATTACTCAACAAAAAGAACGGGAAGCGGAATTAGAGCGATTAGCCGAAGATCTCAAACGCCACAATGATGAATTGAAGCTCTCAGAAGACCAGATGCGCTATATTGCTAATCATGACGTACTGACCGGTTTAGCCAATCGTAAGTTGTTTGAAGAGAGACTGCAAGAAGCGCTCGTTTATGCTCAGGCCAATGAAAAAATGCTAGCGACCTTCTTCCTCGATTTAGATGGCTTTAAGAATATTAATGATACCTTTGGCCATGATATGGGGGATTTGGTGATTAAGGAAGTGGCTAAACGCCTGAAAAGTTGTTTGCGTGGAAGTGATACAGTCGCTCGACTCGGAGGAGATGAGTTTACAGTCTTACTACCCCAAATTCCCAGTCGATCTGTAGCTATTCGGGTTGCGGAAAAGATTATTTTGGCCGTGACTCAACCCCTAACTCTCAAAGGAGCGGATCTCAAAATCACTTTAAGTTTGGGTATTAGTGTATATCCTCAAGATGGCAAGAGTCTTGAGGTGTTGATCAAATCTGCCGATCAAGCGATGTACCAAGCCAAGATCCAGGGTAAAAATCAGTATTTTCTTGCGTCTTCCCATCAGAGCAATCCCTAA
- the psbU gene encoding photosystem II complex extrinsic protein PsbU yields the protein MKRLLCLFSAFVILLATLMSVNTAPATAGAWTVSSVQPILAEANVRNKADDKLAEIGDLIDLNNSSVRSFLDLKGFYPVLATKIVNNGPYGNVEEILNIPGLSDRQKARLEANLDKFTVTEPTEAFVYGQNNVNNGNYD from the coding sequence ATGAAACGATTGCTGTGCCTATTCTCTGCTTTCGTGATTTTGCTTGCCACTCTGATGAGCGTTAATACAGCACCTGCTACGGCTGGGGCTTGGACAGTTTCGAGTGTACAGCCTATCTTGGCCGAGGCTAATGTGCGCAATAAGGCCGATGATAAATTGGCGGAAATAGGCGATCTCATTGATTTGAATAACTCTAGTGTCCGATCTTTTCTAGATCTCAAAGGATTTTATCCAGTCTTAGCAACCAAAATTGTGAACAATGGCCCTTATGGGAATGTGGAAGAGATTCTGAACATTCCTGGATTGAGCGATCGCCAAAAAGCTAGACTTGAAGCCAATTTGGATAAGTTCACCGTTACTGAACCCACAGAAGCGTTTGTCTATGGACAAAATAATGTGAATAACGGTAACTATGACTAA
- a CDS encoding adenylate/guanylate cyclase domain-containing protein, whose translation MRPSTVSVNTPPYLVLKTPSSIRHLSLAGNQCWTIGRTQDNTVVLSDPWISRNHAMIQHTDTGTVYLIDLGSRNGTFVNGRRVNVPVTLQDGDHLMFGQTEAHFHDPLAVPDPTLDLEDVEENSHVTAALHVRRLISVMVVDIRNFTGLTQQMDDVTLSTMMGNWFRNVGKILRKYDSWVDKYIGDAVMAVWFHGTEGVNQMEVMKMLYALNQLHQMTQKLAKEYPLPSPMRIGAGVNTGYAMVGNTGSGDRPDYTALGDTVNAAFRLESCTKQIQKDIALGKTTYQYLFSVGTNPTLFEKHMVQLKGYEHPAVTYGCSFSQLQAFLLKSPKFH comes from the coding sequence ATGAGGCCGTCCACAGTGAGCGTAAATACTCCTCCTTATCTTGTCCTTAAAACCCCTTCATCAATTCGCCATCTTTCATTAGCGGGCAATCAGTGTTGGACAATTGGACGCACTCAAGACAATACCGTCGTGTTGTCTGATCCATGGATCTCGCGTAATCATGCCATGATCCAACATACAGACACGGGAACGGTCTATTTAATTGATCTTGGAAGTCGCAATGGGACGTTTGTCAATGGTCGTCGGGTGAATGTGCCAGTTACCCTACAAGATGGGGATCATTTGATGTTTGGCCAGACTGAGGCCCACTTTCACGATCCCTTGGCGGTTCCAGACCCAACCTTAGATTTGGAAGATGTAGAAGAGAATTCTCATGTGACGGCGGCTTTACATGTGCGTCGGTTGATTTCGGTGATGGTGGTTGATATTCGCAATTTTACCGGTTTGACTCAGCAGATGGATGATGTCACTTTATCAACGATGATGGGCAATTGGTTTCGTAATGTTGGCAAGATTCTCCGCAAGTATGATAGCTGGGTGGATAAGTATATTGGGGATGCAGTGATGGCGGTTTGGTTCCATGGTACGGAGGGAGTTAACCAAATGGAGGTGATGAAAATGCTCTATGCTCTCAATCAACTGCATCAGATGACCCAGAAGTTGGCCAAAGAGTATCCTTTACCATCACCCATGCGTATTGGAGCTGGAGTGAATACAGGATATGCCATGGTGGGCAATACGGGAAGTGGCGATCGCCCTGATTATACCGCTTTAGGAGATACAGTTAATGCGGCTTTTCGACTCGAATCTTGTACGAAGCAAATTCAGAAAGATATTGCCCTAGGTAAAACAACTTATCAATATCTGTTTAGTGTGGGAACGAATCCAACTCTATTTGAAAAACATATGGTGCAACTGAAAGGGTATGAACATCCTGCTGTTACCTATGGCTGCTCGTTTTCTCAATTGCAGGCATTTTTGCTTAAATCCCCTAAATTTCACTGA
- a CDS encoding DUF3611 family protein translates to MFDPLPPSKPNVHQIASEFYRLGWIGFWVQLGLGIIPIVILLFVLLFDNRPNSAQAGNAWLGTILAYGCLLTLIFTIYWCFHYTQLSDQLKNPELRPSKAQIRRSLWIGILANLCGMTCAMIVALWRVGTLLFRMLSLPPGASTIYTPMPGAAVVNPGSIIVPMNMIALQAMMNTIAAELVGVIVTLWLLYRVIQHTSPGES, encoded by the coding sequence ATGTTTGATCCGCTACCTCCTTCTAAACCTAATGTCCACCAAATTGCCAGCGAATTTTATCGATTGGGATGGATTGGTTTTTGGGTACAACTGGGTTTAGGAATCATACCCATTGTTATTTTGCTGTTTGTCTTGTTATTTGACAATAGACCGAACTCTGCACAAGCGGGTAATGCTTGGCTAGGTACAATTCTAGCCTATGGATGTTTATTAACCTTAATTTTTACGATTTATTGGTGTTTTCATTACACTCAATTGTCCGATCAACTCAAAAATCCAGAATTGCGCCCCTCTAAGGCTCAAATCCGTCGTAGTCTATGGATTGGGATTCTAGCCAATCTGTGTGGCATGACCTGCGCGATGATTGTGGCTCTCTGGCGAGTCGGAACCTTATTATTCCGGATGTTATCCTTGCCTCCTGGAGCCTCAACCATTTATACGCCCATGCCAGGAGCTGCGGTTGTTAATCCTGGGTCTATCATTGTGCCTATGAATATGATTGCCCTACAAGCGATGATGAATACGATCGCCGCTGAACTCGTTGGTGTAATCGTCACCCTCTGGCTTCTCTATCGAGTCATCCAACATACCTCCCCTGGAGAATCTTAA
- a CDS encoding efflux RND transporter periplasmic adaptor subunit: protein MAKQQHKQGIRWLMGSGAIAAISVFSLLAYTSMLQRTPSPVKVTTTAIESGSLEQTINESGIVELGDEQTIKAPDDSTVEQVLVTVGELVQAGEEIIRLRNPERETRLQAQLTQIEETMVQLAHDQQKVQAAEQTLETAQRQFQIHTLELEEKQLRLERHQQQVQEKQADLADSQEELENLLELEEKGFISGDQLRSQRRKVRDAEIAVREAQLTVETETLILERQKLEQSNQQQTAIASSTSELQNAQLAVNRIQLQLQRQELELRKIQQELQDTLITTPINGIVLRVNVNNGEGVTRGHELLTLGDPTQEYVRLSLSTLNAAKVRLNQPARITIIGPDSPIYDGQVVALSPQAISVSDSQGSPGGLATVSAVVQLNQSTGTLIPGSQVNVEIILDQRQDVVVVGLEALQRSGKMTFVWVKDEQGFAQKREVTLGLEGLDTVEVLSGLTPGDDVILPTPDLNLEPGTPLETQSS, encoded by the coding sequence TTGGCTAAACAACAACATAAACAGGGAATTCGGTGGTTGATGGGATCGGGGGCGATCGCCGCAATTTCTGTTTTCAGTCTTCTGGCTTATACCTCAATGCTTCAACGTACCCCTTCACCCGTGAAAGTCACGACGACAGCCATTGAATCTGGTTCACTAGAGCAGACGATTAATGAAAGTGGAATCGTCGAATTGGGCGATGAACAAACGATCAAAGCCCCTGATGATAGTACAGTCGAGCAAGTGTTAGTCACTGTGGGTGAATTGGTACAGGCTGGAGAGGAAATCATTCGGTTACGCAATCCAGAACGAGAAACTCGTCTGCAAGCACAACTGACTCAAATCGAAGAAACGATGGTTCAGTTGGCACACGATCAACAGAAGGTGCAAGCAGCCGAACAGACGTTAGAAACGGCCCAAAGACAATTTCAGATTCACACGTTGGAATTGGAAGAAAAACAGTTAAGGTTAGAGCGTCACCAACAGCAGGTGCAGGAAAAACAAGCCGATTTAGCCGATAGTCAAGAAGAGTTAGAAAATTTACTGGAATTAGAGGAGAAGGGATTTATTTCTGGAGATCAATTGCGAAGCCAACGCCGAAAGGTCAGAGATGCTGAAATTGCTGTGCGCGAGGCCCAATTAACAGTAGAAACAGAAACCCTCATCTTAGAACGGCAGAAATTAGAACAATCTAATCAACAGCAGACGGCGATCGCAAGTTCCACTTCTGAACTGCAAAATGCCCAACTTGCTGTCAACCGAATCCAACTGCAACTGCAACGACAAGAGTTAGAGTTACGCAAAATTCAACAAGAACTGCAAGATACCCTGATTACTACTCCCATTAATGGCATAGTTTTACGGGTGAATGTCAATAATGGTGAGGGAGTGACACGGGGACATGAGCTATTAACCCTTGGAGACCCCACCCAGGAATATGTACGGCTGAGTTTATCTACCCTGAATGCGGCCAAAGTACGCTTGAATCAACCGGCTCGGATTACCATTATTGGCCCAGATTCTCCAATTTATGACGGTCAAGTCGTGGCGTTATCTCCCCAAGCGATCTCTGTCTCCGACTCTCAAGGCTCGCCAGGTGGACTGGCTACTGTCTCAGCCGTCGTTCAACTCAATCAATCCACAGGAACTTTGATTCCGGGAAGCCAGGTGAATGTGGAAATTATCCTCGATCAACGCCAAGATGTAGTGGTGGTTGGTTTAGAGGCGCTACAAAGGTCAGGCAAAATGACATTTGTTTGGGTCAAAGATGAGCAGGGTTTCGCCCAAAAACGAGAAGTGACCCTAGGTTTAGAAGGCTTAGACACCGTGGAAGTGCTATCCGGCTTAACACCAGGGGATGACGTGATTCTACCCACTCCCGATCTGAATTTGGAACCTGGAACCCCTTTGGAGACCCAATCGAGTTAG
- a CDS encoding cysteine desulfurase family protein: protein MQIYLDYSATTPTRPEAIAAMQEILLHQWGNPSSLHNWGQRAATVLELARMQVASLIGASSSESIIFTSGGTESDNLALMGIAGQYTQPQHLIISRVEHSAVAQPAQFLEQRGWRVTRLPVNRQGRVNPADLEAAISKDTVLISVIYGQSEVGTLQPIEELGKIAQAHGIVFHTDAVQVAGRLPLDVASLPVDLLSLSSHKIYGPQGTGALYVRPGIQLYPLIGGGGQERGLRSGTEATVAIAGFGVAAELASEELPEEMLRLRRLRDRLFEQLVDIEGLIPTGDRWHRLPHHVSLCWQDTREITGKTLVRQLNLAGIGISAGSACHSGKLSPSPILKAMGYSDREAIGGIRFTLGKQTTEADIDWTVMVLKQILQRLRSESPRLVRI from the coding sequence ATGCAAATTTATCTGGATTATAGTGCTACCACCCCAACACGCCCAGAGGCGATCGCTGCCATGCAGGAGATTTTGCTCCATCAATGGGGCAATCCGTCCAGTTTACATAATTGGGGACAACGGGCAGCGACGGTATTAGAATTAGCCAGAATGCAGGTGGCTAGTTTAATTGGAGCCAGTTCTAGCGAGTCGATTATTTTTACGTCTGGTGGCACAGAGTCTGATAATTTAGCCCTGATGGGGATTGCTGGACAATATACTCAACCGCAACATTTAATTATTTCTCGTGTGGAGCATTCGGCTGTTGCCCAACCGGCCCAATTTTTAGAGCAACGGGGATGGAGAGTGACTCGTTTACCGGTGAATCGCCAGGGTAGGGTTAATCCAGCGGATTTAGAAGCGGCTATTAGTAAGGATACGGTGTTAATTTCAGTTATCTATGGTCAAAGTGAGGTGGGAACCTTACAACCGATTGAGGAGTTGGGAAAAATTGCACAAGCCCATGGCATTGTTTTTCACACAGATGCGGTACAGGTGGCAGGACGATTACCCTTAGATGTGGCCAGTTTGCCGGTGGATTTGTTGTCGTTGTCGAGTCATAAGATTTATGGCCCTCAAGGAACAGGAGCGTTGTATGTGCGACCGGGAATTCAGTTGTATCCCTTAATCGGTGGAGGTGGACAGGAGCGGGGATTACGTTCGGGAACAGAGGCTACAGTGGCGATCGCTGGTTTTGGGGTAGCTGCGGAATTAGCCAGTGAAGAGTTACCAGAGGAAATGTTGCGGTTAAGGCGGTTGCGCGATCGTCTGTTTGAGCAATTGGTGGATATTGAGGGCTTAATCCCTACGGGCGATCGCTGGCATCGCCTACCCCATCACGTAAGCTTATGTTGGCAAGATACTCGGGAAATTACAGGCAAAACCTTAGTAAGGCAACTGAATTTAGCGGGAATTGGGATTAGTGCAGGTTCGGCTTGTCATAGTGGGAAACTTTCTCCAAGTCCAATTTTAAAAGCGATGGGATATTCCGATCGGGAGGCGATCGGCGGCATTCGCTTCACGTTGGGTAAACAAACCACTGAAGCGGATATAGATTGGACAGTGATGGTGTTAAAGCAGATTTTGCAACGGTTGCGCTCAGAGTCTCCACGTTTGGTGAGAATTTGA
- a CDS encoding o-succinylbenzoate synthase, which translates to MGINFKNSQNNDQYRLSIQAYCRPFKQPLHTHHGVWRDRQGIWIQLCPIDEEESNDRGWGEIAPLPGFGSESVTEALQFCQSFGGQITDEQIRSIPDRFPACQFGFESALIDLHNWEAPPNLTQVCGLLPTGKAALDLQLPIWNQGYQTLKWKIAVAEISQELNDFQDLLSMLPDGIKVRLDANGGLTETQAHQWLQACADRPVEFLEQPLGISEFEAMLALSQEYPTPLALDESIATWQQFLNCYHAGWPGVMVVKPAILGFPSRLIEFCQADRVDMVLSSVFETAIARKMLLRLAATLNLQRALGLGTDCWFED; encoded by the coding sequence ATGGGGATCAATTTTAAGAATTCTCAAAATAACGATCAATATCGGTTAAGTATCCAAGCTTATTGCCGTCCATTTAAACAGCCCTTGCATACCCATCATGGAGTGTGGCGCGATCGCCAAGGGATTTGGATTCAGTTGTGCCCGATCGACGAAGAAGAATCGAACGATCGCGGTTGGGGAGAGATTGCCCCCTTACCTGGGTTTGGTTCAGAAAGTGTTACAGAAGCTTTACAATTTTGTCAGTCGTTTGGTGGTCAAATTACCGATGAACAGATTCGTTCTATTCCCGATCGTTTCCCTGCATGTCAATTTGGTTTTGAGTCAGCCTTAATCGACCTACACAATTGGGAAGCGCCGCCTAATTTAACTCAGGTTTGTGGCTTATTACCGACGGGAAAAGCCGCCCTCGACCTCCAATTGCCAATTTGGAATCAAGGCTATCAAACATTGAAATGGAAAATAGCTGTAGCAGAGATTTCCCAAGAATTGAACGATTTTCAAGACCTCTTATCGATGCTTCCAGATGGGATAAAAGTGCGCTTGGATGCCAATGGGGGACTAACGGAAACTCAGGCCCATCAATGGTTGCAAGCGTGTGCAGATCGGCCGGTGGAATTTTTGGAACAACCTCTAGGGATATCTGAGTTTGAGGCTATGTTAGCCCTCTCTCAGGAGTATCCAACCCCTTTAGCTTTAGATGAATCGATCGCCACCTGGCAACAGTTCCTAAACTGTTATCACGCAGGATGGCCAGGAGTTATGGTTGTTAAACCCGCAATTTTAGGCTTTCCCTCCCGGTTGATCGAGTTTTGCCAAGCCGATCGAGTGGATATGGTTCTCTCTTCTGTCTTTGAAACGGCGATCGCCCGTAAAATGCTCCTCAGATTAGCGGCTACTCTTAACCTACAGCGTGCCCTTGGATTGGGAACAGATTGCTGGTTCGAGGACTGA